A window of Tautonia plasticadhaerens contains these coding sequences:
- a CDS encoding YkgJ family cysteine cluster protein codes for MDDPTDAVAALHLDVDRDAAPLDEAHRGRLKCGLGCSGCCVDDLTVFEVEADLIRRHHPSLLDGGSPHPEGACAFLDDRGACRIYEHRPYVCRTQGYPLRWLDERDEETGGAVVELRDICPLNDGPDAGPPIEELPAEQCWTLGPAEGRLAHLQRIADGGRMTRVRLRDLFSAGGRSSTGPVR; via the coding sequence TTGGACGACCCGACCGATGCCGTGGCCGCACTGCACCTGGACGTCGACCGCGACGCCGCACCGCTCGACGAGGCCCACCGGGGTCGACTCAAGTGCGGCCTGGGCTGCTCGGGCTGCTGCGTCGACGACCTGACCGTCTTCGAGGTCGAGGCCGACCTGATCCGCCGCCACCACCCCAGCTTGCTCGACGGGGGGTCGCCCCACCCCGAGGGGGCCTGCGCCTTCCTCGACGACCGGGGGGCCTGCCGGATCTACGAGCACCGCCCCTACGTCTGCCGCACCCAGGGCTACCCGCTGCGGTGGCTCGACGAGCGGGACGAGGAAACCGGCGGGGCGGTCGTCGAGTTGCGGGACATCTGCCCGCTCAACGACGGGCCGGACGCCGGGCCCCCGATCGAGGAGCTGCCGGCCGAGCAGTGCTGGACGCTCGGCCCGGCCGAGGGCCGGCTGGCCCACCTCCAGCGCATCGCCGACGGCGGCCGGATGACCCGGGTGCGGCTCCGGGACCTGTTCTCGGCCGGCGGGCGATCGTCGACCGGCCCGGTCCGCTGA
- a CDS encoding GNAT family N-acetyltransferase, producing MPSLMKETPSSARSPARRGPVEFCQGSEADHEAIYQTLLHVFHGPDRDEFLGSLSDPAYRPEQRLLARVDGKVASHAHLTDRVIRFGSVPLPLNGVTWVGTLPEYRGQGYAQEILRLADDRARRSGAALMALTTAMPRFYRPLGWGLCGKQTLAKAPSRTLPIGGDAAPEGQPGPWHVRPWRQVELGDLMALYDRNYGDTTGSVVRSEEYWRWMIGRKYAHVIWVACLGESVHGYAFVKDHKILEIATDPDRPDALPALLGRVRSEALERAYPEVVVHAPLDHPVMDTFRRLKGTTILDADELEGAASMYHAPDPDRLLRAILPELSRRVSDAGSGPLELGLTVDDRRYLLHVEPAKTRSRVEPDRLGRRHLTLSPGAFVRLVMGHDDPDALLGEDGSIASTATALDSARVLFPRRPIWRSPLDSASA from the coding sequence GTGCCCTCGCTGATGAAAGAGACCCCGTCCAGTGCCCGATCGCCCGCCCGTCGCGGACCCGTCGAATTCTGCCAGGGGAGCGAGGCCGACCACGAGGCCATCTACCAGACCCTGCTGCACGTCTTCCACGGCCCCGACCGCGACGAGTTCCTCGGCTCGCTGAGCGACCCGGCCTACAGGCCCGAGCAGCGCCTGCTCGCCCGGGTCGACGGCAAGGTCGCCAGCCACGCCCACCTCACCGATCGGGTCATCCGCTTCGGCTCGGTCCCGCTGCCGCTCAACGGCGTCACCTGGGTCGGCACCCTGCCCGAATACCGGGGCCAGGGCTACGCCCAGGAGATCCTCCGCCTGGCCGACGACCGCGCCCGACGCTCCGGGGCCGCGCTGATGGCCCTCACCACGGCCATGCCCCGCTTCTACCGCCCGCTCGGCTGGGGCCTCTGCGGCAAGCAGACCCTGGCCAAGGCCCCCAGCCGGACCCTCCCCATCGGCGGGGACGCCGCCCCCGAGGGGCAGCCGGGCCCCTGGCACGTCCGCCCCTGGCGGCAGGTCGAGCTGGGGGACCTGATGGCCCTCTACGACCGCAACTACGGCGACACCACCGGCTCGGTCGTCCGCTCCGAGGAGTACTGGCGCTGGATGATCGGCCGCAAGTATGCCCACGTGATCTGGGTCGCCTGCCTCGGCGAGTCGGTCCACGGCTACGCCTTCGTCAAGGACCACAAGATCCTGGAGATCGCCACCGACCCCGACCGCCCCGACGCCCTCCCCGCCCTGCTCGGCCGGGTCCGCTCCGAGGCCCTGGAGCGCGCCTACCCCGAGGTCGTCGTCCACGCCCCGCTCGACCACCCGGTGATGGACACCTTCCGGCGCCTCAAGGGCACCACCATCCTCGACGCCGACGAGCTGGAGGGGGCCGCCTCCATGTACCACGCCCCCGACCCCGACCGCCTGCTCCGCGCCATCCTCCCCGAATTGAGCCGACGCGTCTCCGACGCCGGATCCGGCCCCCTCGAACTGGGCCTGACGGTCGACGACCGCCGCTACCTGCTCCACGTCGAGCCCGCCAAGACCCGCAGCAGGGTCGAGCCCGACCGCCTCGGCCGACGCCACCTCACCCTCTCCCCCGGCGCCTTCGTCCGCCTGGTGATGGGCCACGACGACCCCGACGCCCTGCTCGGCGAGGACGGCTCCATCGCCTCCACCGCCACCGCGCTGGACTCCGCCCGCGTCCTCTTCCCCCGGCGTCCCATCTGGCGGAGCCCCCTGGACTCGGCCTCGGCCTGA
- a CDS encoding sulfatase family protein yields the protein MIAPIAGRRAVARPIAVATLLALLPMFALPGTAPAGPPGAAREDPKPPNVVLIISDDHGWTDYGFMGHPHVRTPNLDRLAAESLTFTRGYVPSSLCCPSLATIITGLFPHQHKITGNDPPQPAGMPNREFYASPLFAEGREAMIRHLEAVPTLPALLARGDYLSFQSGKWWQGDYSRGGFTHGMTRGRRHGDEGLDIGRVTMEPIEEFIAEASDEGRPFFVWYAPFLPHTPHTPPDRLLEHYRGLAPAPVAKYWAMVEWFDETCGRLLDHLDERGLAGDTIVLYVADNGWTQDPEGDGFIRSKRSPYDAGLRTPIMVRWPGRVEPAMSGSLASSIDLAPTILSAAGLEPTPEMPGLDLRDAGAVAGRDSVFGACYEHTILDLDEPAANLRERWMVEGKWKLIVPAALSDLPAPQLYDLSADPAERDDRSGEQPGRVEAMRRALDAWWDSPSP from the coding sequence ATGATCGCACCCATCGCCGGCCGCCGGGCCGTCGCCCGCCCGATCGCCGTGGCGACGCTGCTCGCCCTGCTCCCGATGTTCGCCCTGCCCGGGACGGCCCCGGCCGGCCCGCCGGGGGCGGCTCGGGAGGACCCGAAGCCTCCGAACGTCGTCTTGATCATCTCCGACGACCACGGCTGGACCGACTACGGCTTCATGGGGCACCCGCACGTCCGGACGCCGAACCTGGACCGCCTGGCCGCGGAGAGCCTGACGTTCACGCGGGGCTACGTGCCGTCGAGCCTCTGCTGCCCGAGCCTGGCTACGATCATCACCGGGCTGTTCCCGCATCAGCACAAGATCACGGGGAACGACCCCCCCCAGCCGGCGGGGATGCCAAATCGGGAATTCTACGCCTCTCCCCTGTTCGCCGAGGGCCGTGAGGCGATGATCCGGCACCTGGAGGCCGTGCCCACCCTGCCGGCGCTGCTGGCCCGGGGCGACTACCTCAGCTTCCAGTCCGGCAAGTGGTGGCAGGGGGATTATTCCCGGGGCGGCTTCACCCACGGGATGACCCGGGGCCGGCGGCACGGCGACGAGGGGCTCGACATCGGCCGGGTCACGATGGAACCGATCGAGGAGTTCATCGCCGAGGCCTCGGACGAGGGGCGGCCGTTCTTCGTCTGGTACGCGCCCTTCCTGCCCCACACGCCCCACACCCCGCCCGACCGCCTGCTGGAGCATTACCGCGGCCTCGCCCCGGCCCCGGTGGCGAAGTACTGGGCGATGGTCGAGTGGTTCGACGAGACGTGCGGGCGACTGCTGGACCACCTCGACGAGCGGGGGCTGGCCGGGGACACGATCGTCCTGTACGTCGCCGACAACGGCTGGACCCAGGACCCCGAGGGCGACGGCTTCATCCGCTCCAAGCGGTCGCCGTACGACGCCGGGCTCCGGACGCCGATCATGGTCCGGTGGCCCGGGCGGGTCGAGCCGGCGATGAGCGGGTCGCTGGCCAGCTCGATCGACCTGGCGCCCACGATCCTCTCCGCCGCCGGCCTGGAGCCGACCCCCGAGATGCCGGGGCTCGACCTCCGGGACGCGGGGGCCGTCGCCGGTCGCGATTCCGTCTTCGGGGCCTGCTATGAGCACACGATCCTCGACCTGGACGAGCCGGCCGCCAACCTCCGGGAGCGGTGGATGGTGGAGGGGAAATGGAAGCTGATCGTCCCCGCCGCGCTGAGCGACCTGCCGGCCCCCCAGCTCTACGACCTCTCCGCCGACCCGGCCGAGCGCGACGACCGCTCCGGGGAGCAGCCAGGGCGCGTCGAGGCGATGCGACGGGCGCTCGACGCCTGGTGGGATTCCCCCTCCCCCTGA
- a CDS encoding TraR/DksA family transcriptional regulator — MTPRQTERFRNRLLELAARLRGDLDSLEDEVRTGTGGPSGGNLSDTPMHLADLGTAESMQEIDATLYENEEHLDAEVADALGRIERGTFGRCERCDAVIRAERLDALPYTRYCLSCAERVEAGHPTNLDAGRPEGGLDPSDARRAVEAVPEGVIPGNDENAFNAEQSDTTASAHQNDTHAAGTAGGGSASGGLAGSNIGSGDPANADFEAALGSGTRDREPRPSRGAIAPNRPRPGRTGPIKMRATRDRD; from the coding sequence ATGACGCCCAGGCAGACCGAACGGTTCCGCAACCGCCTCCTCGAACTCGCCGCCAGGCTCCGCGGAGATCTGGATTCGCTCGAGGACGAGGTCCGGACCGGCACCGGGGGCCCCTCCGGGGGCAACCTGTCCGACACCCCGATGCACCTGGCGGACCTCGGCACCGCCGAATCCATGCAGGAAATCGACGCCACGCTCTACGAGAACGAGGAGCACCTCGACGCCGAGGTCGCCGACGCCCTCGGCCGCATCGAGCGGGGGACCTTCGGCCGTTGCGAGCGGTGCGACGCCGTGATCCGGGCCGAGCGGCTCGACGCGCTGCCCTACACCCGCTACTGCCTCTCGTGCGCCGAGCGGGTCGAGGCCGGTCACCCGACCAATCTCGACGCCGGCCGCCCCGAGGGTGGGCTCGACCCGAGCGACGCCCGACGCGCCGTCGAGGCCGTCCCCGAAGGGGTCATCCCGGGCAATGACGAGAATGCCTTCAACGCCGAGCAGTCCGACACCACCGCCTCGGCCCACCAAAACGACACCCACGCCGCCGGCACCGCCGGGGGCGGGTCGGCCTCCGGCGGCCTCGCCGGCTCGAACATCGGCTCCGGCGACCCCGCCAACGCCGACTTCGAGGCGGCCCTGGGCAGCGGCACCCGGGACCGGGAGCCCCGGCCTTCCCGCGGCGCCATCGCCCCCAATCGCCCCCGCCCTGGCCGTACCGGCCCGATCAAGATGAGGGCCACCCGGGACCGGGACTGA
- a CDS encoding Uma2 family endonuclease — protein MAAGSLPNIGVSIDSVPERDLPEWFEVVDGTIVELSPLGANEGLLANELKRFLDLFLHQHPLGRSVVEILFDLRPTLNRSRQPDVAFITSERWPSGKKVRSGHALPVVPDLAVEVVSPTDSAENLIAKIHEYFDAGSRLVWVVYPTVEEVYVYESPRSIRVLGRQDELDGGDVLPGFRLGLAELFGPEEKEA, from the coding sequence ATGGCCGCAGGCTCGCTCCCGAACATCGGTGTCTCGATCGATTCCGTCCCAGAGCGGGACCTCCCGGAGTGGTTCGAGGTCGTCGACGGCACCATCGTGGAGTTATCCCCATTGGGCGCGAACGAAGGGCTCTTGGCGAACGAGTTGAAGCGATTCCTCGACCTCTTCCTCCATCAGCATCCGCTCGGGCGATCGGTCGTCGAGATCCTCTTCGACCTGAGGCCGACGCTGAATCGGAGTCGGCAGCCGGACGTGGCGTTCATCACCTCCGAGCGATGGCCGTCGGGGAAGAAGGTCCGATCCGGTCACGCCTTGCCGGTGGTGCCCGACCTCGCCGTCGAGGTCGTCAGCCCGACCGACTCGGCGGAGAACCTGATTGCCAAGATCCACGAATACTTCGACGCCGGCTCCCGGCTCGTCTGGGTCGTTTACCCCACGGTCGAGGAGGTCTACGTCTACGAGTCGCCGAGGAGCATTCGCGTGCTCGGCCGGCAGGACGAACTGGATGGCGGGGACGTGCTGCCCGGCTTCCGGCTGGGGCTGGCCGAGTTGTTCGGGCCGGAGGAGAAGGAGGCCTGA
- a CDS encoding glycosyltransferase family 2 protein, whose translation MRLLTAIPVYNEEENLEPVLAEILRHAPGDVLVVDDGSTDRTPELLSRFPTVRVIRHERNRGYGAGLRSAFEATVSGGYDGLVTLDCDGQHEPAMIPEVAGPLDRADLVSGSRYLKVFDPSQAPPEQRRKINVEVTRWLNECLGFGLTDAFCGFKAYRAEILPKFEISDEGYAMPLQVWVQAASHGMTVVEVPVPLIYLDEKRAFGGALDDAEYRLNHYRSVFQDALRRSRIEVAGGCRG comes from the coding sequence ATGCGCCTGCTGACCGCCATCCCGGTCTATAACGAGGAGGAGAACCTCGAGCCCGTCCTGGCCGAGATCCTCCGACACGCGCCGGGGGACGTGCTGGTCGTCGACGACGGCTCGACCGACCGGACCCCCGAGCTGCTCTCCCGGTTCCCGACCGTCCGGGTGATCCGGCACGAACGGAACCGGGGGTACGGCGCCGGGCTCCGGAGCGCCTTCGAGGCCACCGTCTCCGGCGGCTACGACGGCCTCGTCACGCTCGACTGCGACGGCCAGCACGAGCCGGCGATGATCCCCGAGGTGGCCGGGCCGCTCGACCGGGCCGACCTCGTCTCCGGCAGCCGGTACCTGAAGGTCTTCGACCCGAGCCAGGCCCCCCCCGAGCAGCGCCGGAAGATCAACGTCGAGGTCACCCGATGGCTCAACGAATGCCTCGGGTTCGGCCTGACCGACGCCTTCTGCGGCTTCAAGGCGTATCGGGCCGAGATCCTGCCGAAGTTCGAGATCTCGGACGAAGGCTACGCCATGCCGCTGCAGGTCTGGGTGCAGGCCGCCTCCCACGGGATGACCGTGGTCGAGGTGCCGGTGCCGCTGATCTACCTCGACGAGAAGCGGGCCTTCGGCGGGGCCCTGGATGACGCCGAGTACCGCCTGAATCACTACCGATCCGTCTTCCAGGACGCCCTCCGGCGCTCCCGCATCGAGGTGGCCGGGGGGTGTCGCGGATGA
- a CDS encoding N-acetylglucosamine-6-phosphate deacetylase, whose product MSEGGSTDAIVARLVGDGRWRRVAFDGPTIASVEEIDDSTAVSEGDDWIAPAFWDIQTNGRLGVSFSDPTLTAEQVREIVLAQDEIGSARICPTLITAPADDMRHGVATIAAACEADPGVAHRVVGIHLEGPFLSPDDGYRGAHPIEAIRDPDWDLFRSLQDASGGRVVLLTLAPERPGAIELIEKVSHSGVVVAIGHSAADPETIRRAVDAGARLSTHLGNGIVASLPRHPNPIWTQAACDGLTASLIADGHHLDDDVLRVLVRAKTPDRVVLVSDASPLAGLPPGAYGRWAVEPSGRVVVAGTPYLAGANRALTEGVDRLIRAVGLPPAEAIACASIHPARLLGKPGPTIAPGRPADLIRFRLGAGGRFELVETLVFGRRTPASPESLVSRPPAA is encoded by the coding sequence ATGAGCGAGGGCGGCTCGACGGACGCGATCGTCGCCCGGCTCGTCGGCGACGGCCGGTGGCGACGGGTGGCGTTCGACGGCCCGACGATCGCCTCGGTCGAGGAGATCGACGACTCGACGGCCGTCTCCGAGGGGGACGACTGGATCGCCCCGGCCTTCTGGGACATCCAGACCAACGGCCGGCTCGGGGTCTCGTTCTCGGATCCGACCCTGACGGCGGAGCAGGTCCGGGAGATCGTGCTCGCCCAGGACGAGATCGGTTCCGCCCGCATCTGCCCGACCCTGATCACCGCCCCGGCCGACGACATGAGGCACGGCGTGGCGACGATCGCCGCCGCCTGCGAAGCCGACCCGGGGGTCGCCCACCGGGTCGTCGGCATCCACCTGGAAGGCCCCTTCCTCTCCCCCGACGACGGCTATCGGGGCGCCCACCCGATCGAGGCGATCCGGGACCCCGACTGGGACCTGTTCCGCTCGCTCCAGGACGCCAGCGGGGGCCGGGTGGTGCTGCTCACCCTGGCCCCGGAGCGGCCGGGGGCGATCGAGTTGATCGAGAAGGTGTCGCATTCGGGGGTGGTGGTGGCGATCGGCCATTCGGCGGCCGACCCGGAGACGATCCGACGCGCCGTCGACGCCGGGGCCCGGCTCTCCACCCACCTGGGAAACGGGATCGTCGCCAGCCTGCCGAGGCACCCGAACCCGATCTGGACGCAGGCGGCCTGCGACGGGCTGACGGCCTCGCTGATCGCCGACGGGCACCACCTGGATGACGACGTGCTCCGGGTGCTCGTCCGGGCCAAGACCCCCGACCGCGTGGTGCTCGTCAGCGACGCCAGCCCCCTGGCCGGGCTACCGCCGGGGGCCTACGGCCGGTGGGCGGTCGAGCCTTCCGGCCGGGTGGTCGTGGCGGGCACGCCGTACCTGGCCGGCGCGAACCGGGCGCTGACGGAAGGGGTCGATCGGCTGATCCGGGCCGTCGGCCTTCCTCCGGCCGAGGCGATCGCCTGCGCCTCGATCCATCCGGCCCGGTTGCTCGGGAAGCCCGGGCCGACGATCGCCCCCGGCCGGCCGGCCGACTTGATCCGGTTCCGGCTGGGTGCCGGCGGTCGGTTCGAGCTGGTCGAGACCCTGGTGTTCGGCCGTCGCACCCCCGCCTCCCCCGAGTCCCTCGTCTCCCGACCCCCCGCCGCCTGA
- a CDS encoding FKBP-type peptidyl-prolyl cis-trans isomerase encodes MSQARSGNTVRIHYTGRLADGTVFDSSDGKAPLEFTLGESQVIPGFEEAVTGMEPGQESTVTIPSDRAYGAHKSELVFDVPRAQFPEDLDPQVGQQLQMTNGDQTAVVTVAEVQDGSVKLDANHPLAGKDLTFDIALVEVS; translated from the coding sequence ATGTCCCAGGCCCGGTCCGGCAACACGGTCCGCATCCACTACACCGGTCGGCTGGCCGACGGCACCGTCTTCGACTCCTCGGACGGCAAGGCGCCGCTGGAATTCACCCTGGGAGAGAGCCAGGTGATCCCCGGCTTCGAGGAGGCGGTCACCGGCATGGAGCCGGGCCAGGAGTCCACGGTGACGATCCCGTCCGACCGCGCCTACGGCGCCCACAAGTCGGAGCTGGTCTTCGACGTGCCCCGCGCCCAGTTCCCCGAGGACCTCGACCCCCAGGTCGGCCAGCAGCTGCAGATGACCAACGGCGACCAGACCGCCGTCGTCACGGTGGCGGAGGTCCAGGACGGCTCGGTCAAGCTGGACGCGAATCACCCGCTCGCCGGCAAGGACCTGACTTTCGACATCGCCCTGGTCGAGGTCAGCTGA
- the ygfZ gene encoding CAF17-like 4Fe-4S cluster assembly/insertion protein YgfZ, with protein sequence MPSYPSPAAVALDSSVVLADRPDRARIRVVGPDRAKFLHNLTTNEVKARQPGSGCEAFVTSLQGRTLGFVSLLVLDDAILLRTEAAGLGPILPHLRKYGVLEEVELEDDSAATFECHLAGPRAADLLASLGVSSPPGVPYDHAPAEVAGKAMRLVREDPLGAPGYTLIGDSADAPAVLDALARAGASIGLVRIEAEAFDAFRIEAGTPASSRDVTDKNLPQELGRDDRAISFVKGCYLGQETVARLDALGHVNRLIRGLVIEADSPPNPGSKLFAGEKEVGWIGSVAVSERSGRPIALGYVRTSHVAAGSALVVRDAGGGESPATVAAGPMTAGG encoded by the coding sequence ATGCCCTCCTACCCGTCTCCCGCCGCCGTCGCCCTGGATTCGAGCGTCGTCCTCGCCGATCGCCCCGACCGGGCTCGGATCCGGGTCGTCGGGCCGGACCGGGCGAAGTTCCTGCACAACCTGACGACCAACGAGGTCAAGGCCCGGCAGCCCGGCTCGGGCTGCGAGGCGTTCGTCACCAGCCTCCAGGGCAGGACGCTGGGGTTCGTCTCGCTGCTGGTCCTCGACGACGCCATCCTTCTCCGCACCGAGGCGGCGGGGTTGGGGCCGATCCTCCCCCACCTCCGCAAGTACGGCGTGCTGGAGGAGGTGGAGCTGGAAGACGACTCCGCCGCCACGTTCGAGTGCCACCTCGCCGGGCCGAGGGCGGCCGACCTGCTCGCCTCCCTCGGGGTGTCGAGCCCCCCGGGCGTCCCCTACGACCACGCCCCGGCCGAGGTCGCCGGCAAGGCGATGCGCCTGGTCCGGGAGGATCCCCTCGGGGCCCCGGGGTATACCCTGATCGGCGACTCGGCCGACGCGCCGGCCGTGCTCGACGCCCTCGCCCGGGCCGGGGCGTCGATCGGCCTGGTCCGGATCGAGGCCGAGGCCTTCGACGCCTTCCGGATCGAGGCCGGCACCCCCGCCTCGTCCCGAGACGTGACCGACAAGAACCTGCCCCAGGAGCTGGGCCGAGACGACCGGGCGATCAGCTTCGTCAAGGGCTGCTACCTGGGCCAGGAGACCGTGGCCCGGCTCGACGCCCTCGGCCACGTCAACCGCCTGATCCGGGGCCTCGTCATCGAGGCCGATTCCCCCCCGAATCCCGGCTCGAAGCTGTTCGCCGGGGAGAAGGAGGTGGGCTGGATCGGCTCCGTCGCCGTCTCGGAGCGCTCGGGCAGGCCGATCGCGCTGGGATACGTTCGGACCTCCCACGTCGCCGCGGGCAGCGCCCTGGTCGTCCGGGACGCGGGGGGCGGGGAGTCCCCGGCGACCGTGGCCGCCGGGCCGATGACCGCCGGGGGATGA
- a CDS encoding CTP synthase — MAKHIFVTGGVVSSLGKGLTCASIGMLLEHRGLRVRLQKFDPYINVDPGTMSPYQHGEVYVLDDGAECDLDLGHYERFTDAKLTRDCNYTTGKIYLSVIQKEREGKHYEGNTVQVIPHITDEIKAAVLRLADDDVDVVITEIGGTVGDIEGLPFLEAIRQFPLDVGKENCLFIHLTLVPYLKAAGEMKTKPTQHSVTALRQIGIQPDVLICRTEHSMSEDMKQKIALFCNVEPRAVIEERDREYSIYEVPLSLVGNGLDELIVKKLNLKANPLEIDDWRDLVERIKHPDAEVTIAVVGKYIKHRDSYKSVYESLDHAGIAHRARVVVRRIEAEELSQGDPAALLAGVDGILVPGGFGMRGVDGKLEAIRYARTRGVPFFGICLGMQCATVEFARNALGLEGANSTEFDKMTPHPVIALMEGQRVVRERGGTMRLGLQTCVLRPGSLAHRAYGADEVLERHRHRYEFNNGYRMHMEDSGLIPTGTSPDGSLVEIIEVPDHPWFLAVQFHPEFRSKPTKAHPLFRDFIAAALERREGGRAEVAAGA; from the coding sequence ATGGCCAAGCACATCTTCGTGACCGGGGGGGTCGTCAGCTCGCTGGGCAAGGGGCTGACCTGCGCGTCGATCGGCATGCTGCTGGAGCACCGTGGCCTCCGGGTCCGGCTCCAGAAGTTCGACCCTTATATCAACGTCGACCCGGGCACGATGAGCCCGTACCAGCACGGCGAGGTCTACGTGCTGGACGACGGCGCCGAGTGCGACCTGGACCTGGGCCACTACGAGCGGTTCACCGACGCGAAGCTGACCCGGGACTGCAACTACACGACCGGCAAGATCTACCTCTCCGTGATCCAGAAGGAGCGGGAGGGGAAGCACTACGAGGGGAACACCGTGCAGGTGATCCCCCACATCACCGACGAGATCAAGGCCGCCGTCCTCCGGCTGGCCGACGACGACGTGGACGTGGTGATCACCGAGATCGGCGGCACGGTGGGGGACATCGAGGGCCTGCCGTTTTTGGAGGCGATCCGCCAGTTCCCGCTGGACGTGGGCAAGGAGAATTGCCTGTTCATCCACCTCACGCTGGTGCCCTACCTCAAGGCGGCCGGCGAGATGAAGACCAAGCCGACGCAGCACTCGGTGACGGCGCTGCGGCAGATCGGCATCCAGCCGGACGTGCTGATCTGTCGGACCGAGCACTCGATGTCGGAGGACATGAAGCAGAAGATCGCCCTGTTCTGCAACGTCGAGCCGAGGGCGGTGATCGAGGAGCGCGACCGGGAGTACAGCATCTATGAGGTGCCGCTGAGCCTGGTGGGCAACGGGCTGGACGAGCTGATCGTCAAGAAGCTGAACCTGAAGGCCAACCCGCTGGAGATCGACGACTGGCGGGACCTGGTGGAGCGGATCAAGCACCCGGACGCCGAGGTGACGATCGCCGTCGTCGGCAAGTACATCAAGCATCGCGACTCGTACAAGTCGGTGTATGAATCCCTGGACCACGCCGGGATCGCGCACCGGGCGAGGGTGGTGGTGCGGCGGATCGAGGCCGAGGAGCTGAGCCAGGGGGATCCGGCGGCCTTGCTGGCGGGGGTCGACGGCATCCTCGTCCCCGGCGGCTTCGGCATGAGGGGCGTCGACGGCAAGCTGGAGGCGATCCGGTACGCCCGGACCCGGGGCGTGCCCTTCTTCGGCATCTGCCTGGGGATGCAGTGCGCCACCGTCGAGTTCGCCCGCAACGCCCTGGGGCTCGAAGGCGCCAACAGCACCGAGTTCGACAAGATGACCCCGCACCCGGTGATCGCGCTGATGGAGGGCCAGCGGGTCGTCCGCGAGCGCGGCGGCACGATGCGCCTGGGCCTCCAGACCTGCGTGCTCCGCCCCGGCAGCCTCGCCCACCGGGCGTACGGGGCCGACGAGGTGCTGGAGCGGCACCGGCACCGCTACGAGTTCAACAACGGCTACCGGATGCACATGGAGGATTCCGGCCTGATCCCCACCGGCACCAGCCCCGACGGCTCGCTGGTGGAGATCATCGAGGTGCCCGACCACCCCTGGTTCCTCGCCGTGCAGTTCCACCCCGAGTTCCGCTCCAAGCCCACGAAGGCCCACCCGCTGTTCCGGGACTTCATCGCCGCCGCCCTGGAACGCCGGGAGGGCGGTCGGGCGGAGGTCGCGGCGGGGGCCTGA
- a CDS encoding metalloprotease, with translation MLGTPAPTRLDLNFSMFGIPIRVSPFFWLLAIVVGFAFGSGADRPEDAGVIAGCVILSVLVHELGHGLTARACGDRPWIVLHGFGGVCVSDRERRSFGQRMLIVVMGPASGLLLAAGAVALWAVLVAFDVTLDPRVELALMMLLILNLVYSVFNLLPIWPLDGGQLVMAVLDRLSPRNGVRRAHILSFLASGAGAAIAGIWGQWIFATIWLGYFAFVNFVLLSHYHRIALAEREGS, from the coding sequence ATGCTCGGCACCCCCGCCCCGACCCGGCTCGACCTGAACTTCTCGATGTTCGGCATCCCGATCCGGGTCAGCCCGTTCTTCTGGCTGCTGGCGATCGTCGTCGGCTTCGCCTTCGGCTCCGGGGCCGATCGGCCGGAGGACGCCGGCGTGATCGCCGGGTGCGTGATCCTCTCGGTGCTGGTCCACGAGCTGGGCCACGGCCTGACGGCCCGGGCCTGCGGCGACCGGCCCTGGATCGTCCTGCACGGGTTCGGCGGGGTCTGCGTCTCGGACCGGGAGCGGCGGTCGTTCGGCCAGCGGATGCTGATCGTGGTGATGGGGCCGGCCTCGGGGCTGCTGCTGGCGGCCGGGGCGGTGGCGCTGTGGGCGGTGCTGGTGGCCTTCGACGTGACGCTGGACCCCCGGGTCGAGCTGGCGCTGATGATGCTGCTAATCCTGAACCTGGTCTACAGCGTCTTCAACCTGCTGCCGATCTGGCCGCTGGACGGCGGCCAGCTGGTGATGGCGGTGCTCGACCGCCTGAGCCCCCGGAACGGCGTCCGGCGGGCCCACATCCTCTCGTTCCTCGCCTCGGGGGCCGGGGCGGCGATCGCGGGGATCTGGGGCCAGTGGATCTTCGCCACGATCTGGCTGGGCTACTTCGCGTTCGTCAACTTCGTCCTGCTGTCCCACTACCACCGGATCGCCCTGGCCGAGCGCGAGGGGTCGTGA